The genomic window ccagctaatttttttgtatttttagttgagatgcggtttctctatgttgaccaggctggtctcgaactcctaacctcaagtgatccacccactgaggcctcccaaagtgctgagattacagatacgagccaccgtgcttggcctgtTCTTTTATTATAATAACTGAAACAAAACTATTACactattatatgtgtgtgtaactTGGTGACATAGGCTACAGTTCATAGgccaaaaataagataaataaaaataaacactaatcTATTCCCACTAATGACATGCCTCTGCTCTACACCTGCTTGGTAGTCATCCAAGTGACTCTGTGTGAATGCCGTCACTGCTTATTCTTTCATGAACTCTCTCTTTAATTTTGCTGAGTCAGAATATGTCTTCCTGGAACTTACCGATTAGCCTGATTTCTATCTATCCCTAGGTGCCTTTCAGACAAGCTTAGTTTTCTTCCACACAATAACCCTTCAAACATTTGAACTGAGACATGTTGTCCCTGCTGAGGTTTCGCTTCACCTCACAAAGCATTCCAGGACTTCCACTCAGTTGATGTTATGAACCTTTGCTGATTAAATTTCTGTATATACCCTCACCAGTTTGGGCTGCGTATAGCTCTTAGAAAGATAGAATTAGGTTGTCCTGCAAAGAGAAGAGCCAGATGTGGCTGCACCCTgatcaggaaaagaaaagaaatagacgATGAGCTTCAGGAATGGCCCTGGGTATCGTTTACAATACTACTTATAACATCTGAGAAGCTCATGTAAGAAGTTCTATTTCCCTTCTGGATCCCTCCTGGAGAATGACTGAAGTGTGGCAATGTCACAAAACACAGCCAGAAGCACGCATTGAGCGAGTTGGAATGAGGAGTGGGAAGAGATAGTTCATAAAGACTTATTTTGGCTTTAGTTGTAGAttttagaaacacacacactagtataaatacatataaatatctCATGCTCACTTCCTGAGAAAAACATGCTAGTTTATATTCACAAccgttttctttttaaagaagctATAAATACCAGGGGCTCAATATCGGAATCTGAACacagctaattaaaattttttaaaaagaacagctTATCTTCCGTTCCTTTTTtaggaaacatttcaaatatagACTGATGGTTTAACAAAAGACAGCTGTTTCATTTCACATGCAAAAACATCATATGAAAAGAGGCACttctaaaaaattgttttggctgtAATTCTTTTCAATAAAGTAGCAGATTTTTCACCATGTTTTGACAGAAAGCCTTTGAAAATGCATTTCatcagatttattttttgaaatctgTATTGCTTCAGAATTCTTCCTATTTCCTCTTTATGATCCAAAATAAATGTTAGAACTGAAATTTCTAAATTGAACTACTACTCTTTCTTATCAGCAATAATTAAAgattgaaaatgtatttaacaaagtttgttaaaaggaaaatgttaactgattaattttaaaaagagatcaaCCACAACTACGAAAGAATAGAAACCTAGAATAGACCTTATGTGAAAATGACCCCAAACAACTAACTACTTAGGAGAATGATTGTCACTTCAGTTGTTAagtatagaaaaatgaaagacacTCAACATCAGAAAAATAGACACAACACAGCCACTAAGCAGCGGTTTCATCTTTGTGTGTTGCATATCCCTCTCTGGACtaaatactaaattttttttatgtgAAAGAATTCTAAAACTCCTTAAAATTTACTTCATGCCAGGCATCATTCTGGGTTCTGGATTTATACATAACTTGAGTGAAGAAACTTGATGatttttactgaaaaataataaagaattaaaCGTATATTTCAGATTTCTCCTCTGAGCTCTAGTTTCCTATATTCAGCAGGCTCCTTGGCTGTGCTGCAGGCATTTCAGGTTTACTGTTTTGCATGTCTGAACTCTTGATCTTTCTCTTATGCTCTCTCCACCTTCACCTGccctacctcagccttcctgaCCAACCTGCTCAAGACTCAACCTGGGAGCTCCATTAACCCTTATCCCACCCTCTAGCCAAATCGCCAGATCCCATTGCGTTTACTTCCAAAATGCCTTTCAAATAATCTGCTTGCTCTCTGAAACCATGAttgttcttttttggttgttgtcTTTAATGGCCCAACAGTCAAAGTGCAAAGGGTCTTTAtgggaattaaataaaattgcgTACGTTGTCATTTAATACTACTCTAAAAACAATCCTTTTATTAAGCAATCTAGGGACTTTGAACATAGCCAGAAATGTAGATCTAATCCCTGCTTTTGATAGAGGTAGCCTTTAAATGAGTAATCcccaaaataaatgtatgtttgcAAACTCTAATAAGTGCTACTAAAGAAGAGTAATGGGTATATTGGCAGGAATTAGGAAAGCCTCACTGAGCAAAGTGacttcagaagaaaacaaaatctaaaaactTGAGCAGTTTTCCTTCCACGCTTGTAACCTTTTAAAGACTGCCAGTTGCACTTGGGATAACATTTTAAATCTCTAACATGGCCTTCAGCGCCCTGCAGCATTTGGCTTCCGCCTGCCAATCTAGCCttgtcttcctctcctctcctcgtTGGTTTCTGTTCCCCATGTACGTTGtctttatgtctgtttttctGCTTCTAACTCATTcctaccacagggcctttgcacgggattttccttccatcttcaaagctcCTTGCTGTGCTCTTCCACAGGCTTTCCAGGACCCCACCAATTTAAATGAACCCTCACcttgttttctcctttgtatCTTTGGATGATTTTCATTCTCTAGCATgtataaacattttattcatataattacatgtttacttatttgtttaaggtctcttttcttctttagaccTCGTGTTCCACAAATACAAGGGCCATGTCTATTTCCCTCTCAATGTATGCCTGACACAGAGTAggcattcaacaagtatttgtgaATAAATCTATAAATCACTGAATAAGTTCATGAAAAGGCAAATGGAAGAAAGCTGCAGTAGAATCTTTTAACTGTAGGAGATGAATAAATAATGAGTATAATAAAGAAGCTATGCTATGgtagaaaaaaaacacagaatttgaaattagaaaataaaagttccAGGGTTAGCTCTTCATTTAATTAGCTCTAAGATTTTGGAAATCTCATTTAACTTCTGTaatcttatattttattcatctgtaaaatgaagataatatcaGTGATGTAGTGAaagtcaaatgagataatatatgtgaaagtgctttgtaaattcAAACACAGCATGAACTTTTTTGTGTTAAAGCAAAAATGTCCAGGGACAATTCAGCTGATGTTTAAAGTACAAATTTCAGATTGCTGGCCTCTACACTCCAGTCACCTTCAGGAAATTGCCACAGAGGTAAGCTAGTGCACAAAGACAGCATCAAAGTAAAATCTGTGCACTTAATTTCTTTTATCTATTAATGTAATAATTAAATAACCGTGCATTGGATGTACACTATGTACCAGCTGCTATGCCATGCACTAAAGCTATAAGTAAGAATGCAccatcatttttaatttaaacagaCAAACCTAAGGCACAGTGCATGGCAAAAGGAGGAGCAACAAATAATCAGGGAACTCTTGGCAGAAGAGATTTTGGAGatataaaaaaaattggaaatgatTCAGGTTTTACACTTACCATGGACAGATTGTTTAGCCTCAATGGGTCCAATTCTTTGCTTGTGTGAAAATTAAGGTCAATAATACCTACCTCTAATATGGTTGTAAAGAGTAATTTAGTTATTATATGTAGGAAACCAGGTATACGAGTCACTtaatgaatttttgttttcttctttatgtttttttctcaaaTCTCTTCATTGGACACAAAACTAATGAGGCTCATTTATTGCTCACAAATAGATACTAAATCTCTTGGTATAATgaacaaaaacaggaaaactgATGCCTGGAAGAAAATAGGCTAGACCAGAAGCTGCTTCTTTTAAGCAGCCTTCATTATCTTCTGTCTTTACTGCAGAAAGCACAATTCTATAAGGTGTCCACATGCAATTTGTGAATCTTGCGAATATCTTTTTAGATCCTGTTATCCACATCATTCACTGAAAATACTTatacaaagaagggaaagaaCAGGATGGCAACAGGAAACACCCTTCCAAGCATACATAGAGTTAGCATACATAGAGTCCACTTTGGCAAAAAACATCAGCAAATCGTAACCTTAGGGCATGTGTCACATTTCTGGGAAACAAACTGACATTGTTTTCCTGCAGACGGTCTTGTCCTCTAAACAATTTTGAAACTCCTTAATCTCTCAAATTCATCTGAATGCTTGTAAGCAGTACTCAAGGAGAGCTGTTCAATGTCATGTAAAAATATAATCCAGACTTTCTGAAGACAGAGCTTGCAGCTAATTTGAAAGCAATGCAGGATAGAGTTTAAGATCATGGACTTTGGAGTCAAGTAGCCCTGGCTTCAGGTTGTCTTATAGCTGAAGGGAGAGGGGAGTATATTATTTTCCCATGGCTGCCGTAAAAAACTGACATGAATTTAGTGAGttcaaacaacacaaatttattatcttatagtttaGAATGCCAGATGTCTCAAATGGGTCTGCAGGAATCTGTTCTTTCTGGAGgatctaggggagaatctgtttccttgtctgttcCAGTTTCTAACTGCCGTCCACATTCCTGTGCCACagctccttcctccatcttcaaagacAATAACCCAGCATCTTCTCTCCTTTCTGACCTTCTGACTCCCTCTTGTAAGAACTCATGATTACATGGGCTGCCCGGATAATCCCAGCTAAATCTGCACATCTGAAGATGTTGAACTTGTTCATACCTGCAAGATCTCTTTTGCTGTTTACAGTTCCCATTTGCTTATATTCATAAATTTCAGGGATTAACACATGGACATCTTATGGAGCCATCCTTCCATTTATTACAGGGAATAGATTGTTTATCGCCTCAGTTCTCTTATTTTTGACTTCAGAACTGCAATAGTTCCTATTGCAAAGGGTCGTTAGGAGAATTAAATATAATTGCGTATGCTGTCATTTAACATTACTATAAAAACAATCCTTTTATTAAGTTATCTTGGAACTTTGAACATGGTGAGAAAGGTAGATCCAATCCCTGCTCTTGACAGAGCCTTTGAATGAGTAATCCCCCAAATAGATGTATGTTTGCAAACTCTAATAAAAAGTGCTACTAAGGAAGAGTAATGGGTATGTTGGCAAGAATTAGGAAAGTCTCTCTGAGCAAGTAGCTTTTAGTTGAGATTGTATGAGCAACCAGGAATTACCTACCTGAGACAAAAAgttattgtatatatataaaataaagcataaaataaaaaatacataaatatatatactttatatatatatatttatacatacttaTATAATTCCATACCTgagataaaaagtatttaaaaataacattctagaaaaggagaaagatatGCAAATCCTTACAGCAGGAATGAATGTGATGTATCCAAGGAATTTGAAAGCATAAAGACACAGCAGGTCATGTTCAAAGAGGTCATGCAAAGTTTACGGCAAGAGTGATTTAATCAGAGCGCTTATTAGGAAATATGGCTCTGGGTGCTGTGCAGGGAACTTGGGGCAAGAGGGAAATCAGGAATGCCAGGAAAGCTAGTTATTTGGTTTTAGTCTAGCGAGAGATGATAGAATATTTTAGGCTGGGGTCCCGAGGAAACAGACTCTGAGATGCGGATCAGCGGCAGGTGACTGGTTGTGGAGTGCCGTCAGCATCAATGCCTGAAGATGGGAAAGATGCAAGATTGGACAGAGGGAGATCTCAGCCTACCCTGAAAGGTGTTCTGAAGGTTAGATGACCCCTTAGAGTTGACATGGACAAGGAGAGCAGGATTTTACACCACCATGTGGATCAGTCACTGGATATAGCTGCCCCTGGAAGGGAAAAAGGGTAACCTTAGGTGATGTAAGCTTCTTCAGTAGTGGCAGTCCCTAAAGCGGGCTGATAGCTGAGCACCTGGGAAAATCTTAAAGGGAGTTCTGGATCATGCATCACAGCATCCACCATATGAAGGGTTGGCATAAATGGCAATGAAAATGGAGAAAGTAGATGGCTTTGGGAAACATTTTCTAGATAGAACTGACAGAACTTGGCCATAGATTATGtatagggagagaaagaaagggagttatTAAGGATCATAGCAAGGTTTATTTTATAACAGAATGAATatgtataccatatttttatatatttgtattgatTAGTTAGATAAATAAATGAGTCTACACTTCAGGGGCCAGGGCTAGGCAGGAATCAAAATTTAGGAGTAATCAATAAATAGGGTATCAGAAAAAGCATGAGCCCACATAAGAATCACCTCAAGAAAGAACATAATATAAGAagattgaggccgggcacagtggctcacacttgtaatctcaacactttgggaggtcgaggcaggtagatcacctgcagtcaggagttcgaaaccagcctgaccaacatggtgaaaacccgtctctactaaaaagaaaatacaaaattagctgggcatggtggtgcgtgcctgtaatcccagctacctgggaggctgaggcaggagagtcacttgaacaaggaggcagaggttgcggtgagccaagattgtgccattgcactccagcctgggcaacaagagcgaaactctgtctcaaaaaaaaaaaaaaaaaaaaagattgataagTCCTTGAGTTATGACAATAATTAAGAGGGGTTTTGCGAATCCCTTGTCCTctgcttggcacataataaaaGTTCAGTAAATCCTTGTTgccataataataattttttctaatttagcGGGGGAAATGATGCTGCCACAAAAGTGTGCTATATAGGCCTATAAAATCCATAGCCATAGACAGCAGAACAAAGGGTTCTTCTGGAGCCCTTGGAAAAACTGGAACACACATCAGTTGCATGGTTGGAGAGTTGAACACTGGCACACCTAGAAATGTCTTTCAAGAAGGCATCCTTCAGAAGAAATCAGCCTGGGCTGATTTGTCATTCATTCCTCGCATCTAAATTTTCAGCAATCCTCTCAGCTTTACCTTCACAATATGCCAGAATTGGATCAGTTCTCACTACTTCCACATTCTCCCTAGTGGAAACTTTCATCCTCTCTTTCTTGGATTATTTGAACATCTTCTGACTAGTCTTCCTGCTCCCCACTCCCTGCTTGCTTCCCCGAAATCTATTCTCTCCTAAGACGTGtcagtgatcttttaaaattataaggaaaatcaTGCCATTTCTCTGCTCCAAATTCTCCAAAGCCTACCTGTCTCCTACAGCCTACGAGCTAAATCCACAATCAAAGACTGTGAGGTTGCACACAGCCTGCTCCTGCCCTCTTTCCACTGCCTACCACTCGCCGTTACCTCATCTCCTCCCACTCTGCCCTGGTCACTCTGCTCTGACAACACTGGTCCCTGGCTGTTCTCCATACTCCTTGCACACTCTTTTCTTCAACCCTCTGCACTTACTCCTCTGCCCACAGCACCCTTCCTGCAGATATCCACACAGCTGACTGCCTCTCTCACCTCCATCAAGTCTTTGCACAATGTCTCATTACAAGAAGCTGTGCCTGAATATGTATGTTTCTATTGTCTATTTCCCAGTAGAACATACACTTCATTAAGGTGAAAAAGGGATTCTTTGCATGGTttggtttggttggttttgtttggtttactGTTTCATTTCCAATGCCTCGAAAAGTTCTGGCTAATAACACACTTTTAATAAATATCGATTAAATAAACGAGTGgataagtgagtgagtgaatgaatgaagaaaatataaggaGAGTCTCTAACTCAATTTCCTAGTGAGGTACCTTCCCCACTGTGTCTCCCTTTGTGCATTTTCTAGATCTTACTTGactagataaaaagaaaaataaaaagacctgtttttctttcttaaaggacttttctttcttaaaggaCTTTCTTAAATGACTAGAAAGTGGACCAGGCACAAGATCCACAAAGAGACTCTCCAGGACCCTTTGAAGCTCACATTTAGCATATGACAACTCCAGAGGTCAGTGGGGACACTGGCTGGCTTGAATATTGTGAAAGGCAGGAAGAACACATTTATATTCTTCCAAAGAAGTTATTGCTCTATGTCTGGGTAATGCCAAAAtcaatttgaaaacaaaagatcACCTCATTCATTTCGGGCATGGTGCACGTAAAACACTCGATTAACTTTTCCTGCTGGCTTTTTTGATAGCTATTGTTGTGGATGTATACACAAGCCTAAGGAGATAGCCTCTACTCTTCATATGATTACTACATTTCAAATTACAACTGTCTTCAGCGACACTTAGCGCTTATACACAATCTCCAAAAAGTCAGCATTTCAAGCTGTGTCATGTCAGCGTTTTGTATGTAAACTCCTGTCCTGGAATTGATCACATGCCAAATTATTATCCTTGATTACTCAACTTTCTCTCAGTAGCTCTGGAGTTGCCCCTGATATGGACGTCCAAAGGGCACTGATGTGGACTGCCAAGTGTTTGCAGTACACTTTAATTACTTCTCTGGGAATGAAAGCTTTCCTGTGGTTAGCAGAACCCCTTGTTCTAACTGTCGTTTGGGAAGATTTGAGAGTCTAAGCAACCTTGTTTACGTCTTATCTTTGTATTTTCCTGTCTTCAGCTATTTTCTTAAAGGAAGGCCCAGGTCTATATTATCCTACTGCCACATAAGAAGTAAAACGAATACTCACAGCCCTGCCCCTACTAAAAGCTGAACACAGCTTTTAGTAACGTTTTACACAAGGACAGGATATTGGCAACTCAACTGTTAAGCCTTTCTGTGATTATTCTTCCTTGAGATCACTCTGATGTCACCAGTGTAATTTGAGCCTGGAGCTTTTGTTCACACTTTAAATAGCAGTCCCAGAATGATTTCACTACAGACTCTCTGGAAAGCCTGGGAGCTGAATTCCGGAAGATCCCCACATCGATGAAAGCAAAGCGAAGCCACCAAGCCATCATCATGTCCACGTCGCTACGAGTCAGCCCGTCCATCCACGGCTACCACTTCGACACAGCCTCTCGTAAGAAAGCCGTGGGCAACATCTTTGAAAACATAGACCAAGAATCACTACAAAGGCTCTTCAGAAACTCTGGAGACAAGAAAGCAGAGGAGAGAGCCAAGATCATTTTTGCCATAGATCAAGATGTGGAGGAGAAAACACGTGCCCTGATGGCCTTGAAGAAGAGGACAAAAGACAAGCTTTTCCAGTTTCTGAATCTGCGGAAATATTCCATCAAAGTTCACTGAGGAGAAGAGAATGGATAAAGATGTTATCCAAGAACGGACATTCAAAGACCAAGTGAGTTTGTGAGATTCTAACAGATGCAGCATTTTGCTGCTACCTTGCAAGCTTCTCTTCTGTCAGGactccagaggctggaaagggacCGGGACTGGAAGGAGACCAGGACTGAACAGACTGGTTACAAAGACTCCAAACAATGTCACGCCCCATGCTGTTACAGTGGAGAACAAAATGCTTTCAGCAAGGATATGAAAACTCTTCTGTCCCTGCAGGAAAGGATTGATGCTGATAGAAGAGCCTGGACAGATGTAATGAGAACTAAAGGAAACAGATGGCTGGAGATGACATATATCCGGGGTCACTTTGTCAGGCCCTAGGACTTAAATTTAAGCtgaacttcttttattttattttatttttttttaaccaaatagataggggaagggaggagggagagggaggacagggagagaaaATACCGTGCATAAATTGTTTACGGAATTTTTATATCTGAATGCTCAAAACCAAGCCTGAATGTTGTCTATTGGTATAGATTTTTAGAAATCAATAATTGATTACTTATTTGCACTTATTACAATGCCTGAAAAAGTGCACCACATGGATGTTAAGCACAAATTCAAGAACGTAAGATGCCTTCAGCAGCTCTGTAAAACCATACGCCACCTTTTGGTTTGTAAAAGGTTTTTTTATACACTTCAAACAGGTTgcacaaaagttaaaataatggGGTCTTTTATAAATCCAAAGTACtgtgaaaacattttatatagtttttaaatcttCTGACTAATGCTAAAATGTAATCTAATTAAATTTCAGACAGTTACTGCAGTAAGCATTAGAAAGTGAATATGAGATACCAAATAGTTTATAAAGACGCTATagtttctataatttattttactggCAAATGTCATGcaacaataataaattattatcaaCTTTGTGGCTTTTGGTCTGTGATGTTTggtctcaaaggaaaaaataagatggTAAGTGTTGATAGTTACAAACTTTTCTAAAGATGTGTCTCTaacaataaaagttaattttagaGTAGCTTTATATTAATTACCAaactttttcaaaacaaattctTACATCAAATACCTGGGAAATTTCTCTGTCTcaatcttaaaatataaaatatagatatagaaaTTGATAGATTGACTCCTTGGCATTGCTATTTATGTATCCATTAAGGATGAGTTTTAAAAGACTTCTTTCTCTTcatactttt from Macaca mulatta isolate MMU2019108-1 chromosome 8, T2T-MMU8v2.0, whole genome shotgun sequence includes these protein-coding regions:
- the TCIM gene encoding transcriptional and immune response regulator produces the protein MKAKRSHQAIIMSTSLRVSPSIHGYHFDTASRKKAVGNIFENIDQESLQRLFRNSGDKKAEERAKIIFAIDQDVEEKTRALMALKKRTKDKLFQFLNLRKYSIKVH